A genomic window from Providencia alcalifaciens includes:
- a CDS encoding TOBE domain-containing protein, producing MSISARNQLAGTVESVLAGAVNDEVVLSLGNGESISAVITKNSTQLLGLAKGKQAVAIIKAPWVVLVSDDHEYLFSARNQFNGRIDSIETGSVNAVVNLTTGAGTKLSAVVTNNSIAEMKLAAGSKVTAIVKASSVILATKK from the coding sequence ATGTCAATTTCAGCACGTAATCAGCTTGCAGGAACGGTCGAATCAGTTTTGGCTGGTGCCGTTAATGATGAAGTGGTTTTAAGCTTAGGTAATGGCGAATCAATTTCAGCAGTGATCACGAAAAATAGCACCCAGCTGCTAGGCTTGGCAAAAGGCAAGCAGGCTGTTGCCATTATTAAAGCGCCATGGGTTGTTTTAGTTTCGGATGATCACGAGTATCTCTTTTCGGCTCGTAATCAGTTCAACGGACGTATTGATTCGATTGAGACGGGCAGTGTTAATGCAGTTGTCAATTTGACGACTGGCGCAGGCACTAAATTATCTGCAGTGGTAACGAATAATAGTATTGCTGAGATGAAACTAGCGGCAGGAAGCAAAGTCACGGCTATTGTGAAAGCCTCTAGTGTGATTTTAGCAACCAAAAAGTAA